From the Saccharobesus litoralis genome, one window contains:
- a CDS encoding phosphatase domain-containing putative toxin, translating to MYTNAHYKFNHKITMHPTDKLPLENGAAIYLTPCPGTKGLALRETIKQFAEQGIKGLVSLTPKPEMAKLGVADMPQICSELGIAWFYAPIDDHQAPSNEFDIEWPSQKDQVHAILDKQQGVALHCMGGQGRTGTIAAQLLIERGRDYEQARAEVKAVKPGALTIEKQTDYLKALAAK from the coding sequence TTGTACACTAACGCCCATTATAAATTCAACCACAAAATCACTATGCACCCTACAGACAAACTGCCACTAGAAAATGGCGCAGCTATATATTTAACCCCTTGTCCTGGTACTAAAGGTTTAGCATTACGTGAAACTATCAAACAGTTTGCAGAGCAAGGAATTAAAGGCTTAGTGTCATTAACGCCTAAACCTGAAATGGCAAAACTCGGGGTCGCGGATATGCCACAAATATGCAGTGAATTGGGTATTGCATGGTTTTACGCGCCAATTGATGATCACCAAGCGCCAAGCAATGAGTTTGATATTGAATGGCCATCGCAAAAAGATCAGGTTCATGCCATTTTAGATAAGCAACAAGGCGTAGCTTTACATTGTATGGGCGGTCAAGGTCGAACGGGTACTATTGCAGCGCAGCTATTAATAGAACGCGGACGTGATTACGAACAAGCAAGGGCAGAAGTCAAAGCAGTTAAACCCGGCGCACTGACTATTGAAAAACAAACGGATTATTTAAAAGCGCTAGCGGCTAAGTAA
- a CDS encoding ABC transporter substrate-binding protein, with translation MATNKTFLFILLTCCSYWLHAAESVILQLKWKHQFQFAGYYAALEKGYYANASFDVTIKERDTLSTPFDNILLGKADFAIADSSIVLKRLNGQPFVVVSSVFQHSPLALMVKRSSNIRSPYDLINKRVMFQKGVDGATITAMFNRLGIKQEQFNFIPHNFDDLALHNNVTDAMSVYTTDQPYLYLQKNVDTLIIEPANYGIDFYGDLIFTRQDYAEKYPQRAREFASASLQGWQYALANPEEITNLIIKKYAPNADKQKLLHEAKTSAPLINADVIPLGTTIKERFFRIAAIYKELDMAPNDASIEGLLLASYEKPQASISAHWLYVGLAVVGLLLLSITLLSLFNWRLKRAIDKKSAELNINEAKFKAIIEHAPIMINSFDEQGVCLLWNSCCVSTLGYSHQDIIDCDDPMHLFYPDDAIKQQVYQDINKADGHFREYQVQIRNGKQRYQMWANFKLPSGAAIAIGYDVTKQRLAEQEILEQQQHLLTLSKEAEAASHAKSEFLANMSHEIRTPMNGVYGTLQLLANSVADNDKALLDNATLSCKSLLAIINDILDFSKIEAGKMSLEQVRFSFKEIVTQVAHEFDHQASQQSTVLEIDIAKDYTDGWIGDPTKIRQILVNLVSNAIKFTQMGVVRIHVDSSLTANKSELKFSVEDNGIGMDPQAVDKLFSRFEQADNSTTRKYGGTGLGMAICSKLIEKMQGYTQVNSEINKGTKIEVCLPLPTASLECETTTNTTKQIPDLTGRKILLAEDNEINQIIFVSMMAKTHADIQVAANGLQAISLVEEFAPELIFMDIQMPEMDGLEACERIREQHPNLPIIALTANVIEQDIKKYKERGFNGHVGKPIELAELYKATHIHLALSSNDLVDPTRT, from the coding sequence GTGGCGACTAATAAAACTTTTCTCTTTATTTTACTCACCTGTTGTAGCTATTGGCTGCATGCGGCAGAGTCCGTTATATTGCAGCTAAAATGGAAACATCAATTTCAGTTTGCCGGTTATTATGCAGCGTTAGAAAAAGGCTACTATGCCAACGCCAGCTTTGATGTGACAATTAAGGAACGTGATACTTTATCTACGCCGTTCGACAATATCCTGCTGGGTAAAGCTGATTTTGCTATTGCAGACTCAAGCATTGTGTTAAAGCGACTTAACGGCCAACCTTTTGTAGTGGTATCCAGTGTTTTTCAACACAGTCCGCTGGCACTTATGGTTAAACGCTCATCTAATATCCGCAGCCCTTACGATTTAATTAATAAACGAGTTATGTTTCAAAAAGGGGTAGATGGCGCCACCATTACCGCCATGTTTAATCGCCTAGGTATTAAGCAAGAGCAATTTAATTTTATCCCGCATAACTTCGACGATTTGGCTTTGCATAATAATGTGACTGACGCTATGTCAGTCTACACCACAGATCAACCTTACCTGTATTTACAAAAAAATGTCGACACCTTAATCATTGAACCTGCCAATTACGGCATCGATTTTTACGGCGATCTTATTTTTACTCGACAAGATTACGCTGAAAAATACCCGCAGCGAGCGCGCGAATTTGCTAGCGCCAGTTTACAAGGTTGGCAATATGCACTGGCTAACCCTGAAGAAATCACTAATCTTATTATTAAAAAATACGCACCTAATGCCGACAAACAAAAGCTGCTGCATGAAGCAAAAACCTCTGCGCCATTAATTAATGCTGATGTCATTCCGCTTGGCACCACGATTAAAGAGCGCTTTTTTCGTATTGCCGCCATTTATAAAGAGTTAGATATGGCACCAAATGACGCTAGCATTGAAGGCTTGTTGCTCGCATCATATGAAAAACCACAGGCGTCGATTAGCGCACACTGGCTGTATGTCGGCTTAGCCGTTGTTGGGCTATTGTTGCTATCGATTACTTTATTGTCTCTTTTTAACTGGCGTTTAAAAAGAGCGATAGACAAAAAGTCAGCTGAACTCAATATAAATGAAGCTAAATTTAAAGCCATTATTGAGCACGCCCCTATTATGATTAATTCGTTCGACGAACAAGGCGTATGTTTATTATGGAATAGTTGTTGTGTATCAACCCTAGGGTATTCGCATCAAGACATTATTGACTGCGACGATCCCATGCACCTGTTTTATCCTGACGATGCAATAAAACAGCAAGTTTACCAAGACATTAATAAAGCAGATGGACACTTTCGTGAATACCAAGTTCAGATCCGCAATGGTAAACAACGCTATCAAATGTGGGCTAACTTTAAACTGCCAAGTGGCGCGGCAATAGCCATTGGTTACGATGTCACTAAACAGCGCCTAGCCGAGCAAGAAATACTTGAACAACAGCAACATTTACTCACTCTATCGAAAGAGGCTGAGGCGGCCAGCCACGCTAAAAGCGAATTTTTAGCAAATATGAGCCATGAAATTCGTACGCCGATGAATGGCGTTTACGGCACACTACAATTATTAGCCAATAGTGTCGCGGACAATGACAAGGCCTTACTCGATAACGCAACTTTGTCTTGTAAAAGCTTATTGGCGATTATCAACGATATTTTAGACTTTTCTAAGATAGAAGCTGGAAAAATGAGCTTAGAGCAAGTTAGATTCAGCTTCAAAGAGATTGTGACGCAAGTGGCACATGAGTTTGATCACCAAGCCAGTCAACAGTCGACCGTATTAGAAATAGACATTGCGAAGGATTACACCGATGGCTGGATAGGCGACCCAACCAAAATAAGACAAATTTTAGTTAATTTAGTCTCTAATGCGATTAAGTTCACTCAAATGGGGGTCGTGCGCATTCATGTTGATAGCTCGCTGACGGCAAACAAATCTGAGCTTAAATTTAGCGTAGAAGACAATGGTATCGGCATGGATCCACAAGCCGTTGATAAGTTATTTAGCCGCTTTGAACAAGCAGACAACTCGACTACGCGTAAATACGGTGGAACTGGGCTCGGTATGGCAATTTGCAGTAAATTAATTGAAAAAATGCAAGGCTATACCCAGGTGAATAGCGAGATAAACAAAGGCACTAAAATTGAAGTCTGCCTGCCTTTACCAACTGCCTCGCTTGAATGTGAAACAACCACAAACACCACCAAACAAATACCCGACTTAACCGGCCGCAAAATTTTATTAGCAGAAGATAACGAAATAAACCAAATTATTTTTGTCTCTATGATGGCGAAAACCCATGCTGACATCCAAGTGGCAGCCAACGGTTTACAAGCGATTAGTTTAGTTGAAGAGTTTGCCCCTGAACTAATTTTTATGGATATTCAAATGCCAGAAATGGACGGCCTTGAAGCTTGCGAGCGCATAAGAGAGCAACACCCCAATTTACCCATTATCGCGTTAACAGCCAATGTCATTGAACAAGACATTAAAAAATATAAAGAACGAGGCTTTAATGGACATGTCGGTAAGCCAATTGAATTGGCGGAGCTGTATAAAGCAACTCACATCCACTTAGCTTTATCGTCCAACGATCTTGTCGATCCAACAAGAACTTAA
- a CDS encoding response regulator transcription factor, whose amino-acid sequence MTIRVLLVEDDARLADSVMQFFELFDIAVDPCNNGRQAVSLMQANDYDVVVSDVNMPKMNGLQFCKYLRDEGINIPFIFVSANDDIEDKLAGFDTGADDYLTKPFELRELMARVNVLSKRRSGQSNKLSIDEFPLHINFNQRVATRDDQQLKLTPSGWKMLEKLARNYPEPVSKADLEFAIWGDELPDSNALKVHIHNLRKSIDKPFTFPILQAVNGFGFRLARC is encoded by the coding sequence ATGACAATACGCGTTTTATTAGTTGAAGATGATGCTAGATTAGCTGACTCAGTTATGCAATTTTTTGAACTGTTCGATATCGCCGTCGACCCTTGCAACAATGGTCGGCAAGCTGTGTCTTTAATGCAGGCTAACGACTATGATGTCGTGGTTAGCGATGTCAATATGCCAAAAATGAATGGTTTACAGTTTTGTAAATATTTACGTGATGAAGGCATTAACATCCCATTTATCTTTGTTTCCGCCAACGACGATATCGAAGATAAATTAGCTGGCTTTGATACGGGTGCCGATGACTACCTAACTAAACCGTTTGAATTACGTGAATTAATGGCGCGTGTTAACGTATTGTCCAAGCGTCGTAGCGGCCAATCAAATAAATTGTCGATTGATGAATTTCCACTGCATATCAACTTTAATCAGCGTGTAGCTACGCGTGATGATCAGCAACTTAAGCTAACCCCGTCTGGCTGGAAAATGCTTGAAAAATTAGCGCGTAATTATCCAGAGCCCGTTAGCAAAGCCGACTTAGAATTCGCCATTTGGGGTGATGAATTACCCGACAGCAACGCCCTAAAAGTGCATATTCATAACCTACGTAAAAGCATAGATAAACCCTTTACCTTCCCCATTTTACAAGCGGTAAATGGCTTTGGTTTTAGATTGGCTCGGTGTTAG
- a CDS encoding LysR family transcriptional regulator, with protein sequence MTDWDDYQYFLALIRQGTVRKAAQILNVNHSTVSRRLEQFQRRLNVNLYERGPQGYILTEAGLKVKQTAEEIESLTLGCVKVVENKNQIIEGDVYLDLADIFIPIVSEALSNLCQQHPNLTLHLNADIHNANIDKREADIVIRFGQQPPEHLIGRPLGHLDFAVYCQKQKQPIYQDWQTAPWVRWPKHYRAHIIEQWIDQHIQQTTTAIRVNSYHALQQFVLSGAGVSLLVPWVEEGNPNLVRLSPVIEELNGQFWLLKHPDLRGVERVKCVFDCINHCFEQHIGKSNFFHRF encoded by the coding sequence ATGACAGACTGGGATGATTATCAATACTTTTTAGCCTTGATCCGCCAAGGCACGGTGCGTAAAGCGGCTCAAATATTAAATGTAAACCACAGTACGGTTTCGCGCCGCCTTGAGCAATTTCAACGCAGGTTAAATGTCAATTTATATGAACGAGGTCCACAAGGCTATATTCTGACCGAGGCGGGTTTAAAGGTGAAACAGACAGCGGAAGAAATTGAGTCTCTCACTTTAGGCTGTGTCAAAGTTGTTGAAAATAAAAATCAGATCATCGAAGGGGATGTATATCTTGATTTAGCCGATATTTTTATACCCATAGTCAGTGAAGCACTCAGTAATTTATGCCAACAACATCCCAATCTGACCTTACATTTAAATGCCGATATCCATAATGCGAATATCGATAAGCGCGAAGCGGATATTGTCATCCGCTTTGGTCAACAACCACCAGAACATTTAATCGGAAGGCCGCTTGGGCATTTAGATTTTGCCGTTTACTGCCAAAAACAGAAACAACCTATCTACCAAGATTGGCAAACTGCGCCATGGGTGCGTTGGCCTAAACATTATCGCGCTCATATTATTGAGCAATGGATTGACCAACACATTCAGCAAACTACCACTGCTATTCGCGTCAATAGCTATCACGCTTTGCAGCAATTTGTATTGTCTGGTGCTGGGGTCTCTTTGTTAGTTCCTTGGGTTGAGGAAGGTAACCCCAATTTAGTGAGGCTGAGCCCTGTAATAGAAGAACTAAATGGTCAATTTTGGCTATTAAAACATCCTGACCTCCGTGGTGTTGAACGGGTAAAATGCGTGTTTGACTGTATTAATCATTGCTTTGAGCAACATATTGGCAAATCTAACTTCTTTCATCGATTTTAA
- a CDS encoding sensor histidine kinase — translation MCLFIGFKFVHFHFQLAQQQAVQLSEFTRRSITRLEANPNKFIGDNPVKLGNRKMQLVAGYDQLKQYVPYIPEQLTKLEKNKVSMVLDSFNGLFAIANFSIVYPVVFQGQDYFAFFRYKPDFNDEHLEAELAQSLQPVIFTSAFIIALLFFVQLIYTYKMDNNVRELADWAQNLSMKNQPQAPPQMRVQGLNPLATMVNNSLQAFNTVLEKEHSFARFTSHELRTQVAILSANMEILDAIMADLRPSERKVLFRMEQVVSDMKYQTEALLWISKQAEKDIEFSDCQLRKMIDKSVTDNQPLLLDKPVSIEIVGADQVISSHPTLLQIALNNLIRNAVQNTHQGKIVISLDNHSLTILNQDMTQDEQANSTEGFGIGLVIVEKIVERLKLSYQVEPLNNGRWVKLVW, via the coding sequence GTGTGTCTGTTTATTGGTTTTAAGTTTGTTCACTTTCATTTCCAATTAGCTCAGCAACAAGCGGTGCAACTGAGTGAATTTACCCGTCGCTCGATTACGCGTTTAGAAGCTAACCCCAATAAATTTATTGGGGATAACCCTGTTAAATTGGGTAATCGAAAAATGCAGTTGGTAGCGGGGTATGATCAATTAAAACAGTATGTTCCTTACATTCCTGAACAGTTAACTAAGCTTGAAAAAAACAAAGTCAGCATGGTGCTTGATAGTTTCAATGGCTTATTTGCGATCGCTAACTTTTCGATTGTTTATCCAGTGGTTTTTCAAGGTCAAGATTACTTTGCGTTTTTTCGTTATAAACCCGATTTTAACGACGAGCACCTAGAAGCCGAGCTCGCGCAAAGCTTACAGCCTGTTATTTTTACTTCAGCTTTTATTATTGCCTTGTTGTTTTTTGTGCAGTTGATTTACACCTATAAAATGGATAACAACGTGCGTGAATTGGCTGATTGGGCGCAAAATTTGTCGATGAAAAATCAGCCGCAAGCGCCGCCGCAAATGCGTGTGCAGGGTTTGAACCCATTAGCCACTATGGTTAATAACAGCTTACAAGCCTTTAATACAGTATTAGAAAAAGAGCATTCATTTGCCCGTTTTACCAGCCATGAACTGCGCACCCAAGTGGCTATTTTGTCGGCCAATATGGAAATTCTTGATGCTATTATGGCTGATCTTCGTCCGTCTGAACGCAAAGTTTTATTCCGTATGGAGCAAGTGGTTTCGGACATGAAATACCAAACCGAAGCGCTATTGTGGATTAGTAAGCAGGCTGAAAAAGACATTGAGTTTAGTGATTGCCAATTACGAAAAATGATTGACAAGTCAGTGACTGATAATCAGCCGCTGTTGTTAGATAAGCCGGTATCTATTGAAATTGTCGGTGCTGATCAAGTTATTTCCTCTCATCCTACTTTATTGCAAATTGCCTTGAATAACCTTATTCGTAACGCAGTGCAAAATACTCATCAAGGTAAAATTGTGATCAGCCTTGATAACCACAGTTTAACCATTCTCAATCAAGACATGACCCAAGATGAACAAGCTAATAGCACTGAAGGCTTCGGTATAGGTTTAGTCATTGTCGAAAAAATTGTCGAGCGTTTAAAGCTTAGCTACCAAGTTGAACCATTAAATAATGGCCGTTGGGTTAAGTTAGTTTGGTAG
- a CDS encoding SRPBCC family protein — MEPPKKHFLHRIDETLIIDKSIEQVWDVLQDFNNVYTWAPAVSHSHGITAQTKGQDCGRRCTIDGLGTVDEKVIEWQEGRGFTFEVTPLGPLDVSQSRWYLHALSPNSTVLTANFTYNLRFGMLGKVLHKLLMRRKLATTFKEALYALKTRVETGQLVRPHLATNEAQVEQSVT, encoded by the coding sequence ATGGAACCACCAAAAAAGCACTTTTTACACCGTATTGACGAAACATTAATTATTGATAAAAGTATCGAACAAGTTTGGGATGTGTTGCAGGATTTCAACAACGTTTATACATGGGCACCTGCGGTCAGTCATTCTCACGGTATTACTGCGCAAACAAAGGGCCAAGATTGCGGCCGGCGCTGCACCATAGACGGATTAGGCACCGTCGATGAAAAAGTTATCGAATGGCAGGAAGGTAGGGGTTTTACGTTTGAAGTGACACCACTTGGGCCATTGGATGTGTCACAAAGCCGTTGGTATTTACACGCTCTTAGCCCTAACTCGACCGTATTAACCGCCAATTTTACTTACAACCTGCGTTTTGGCATGTTAGGTAAAGTTTTGCATAAATTGCTCATGCGTAGAAAACTCGCAACAACCTTTAAAGAGGCTTTATACGCACTAAAGACACGAGTTGAAACCGGCCAATTGGTGCGCCCTCATTTAGCAACAAATGAAGCACAAGTAGAGCAATCAGTGACTTAA
- a CDS encoding diguanylate cyclase, with amino-acid sequence MVKIFCDFNCPFCFAQHERITQLGLANEVEWCFIEHNPQIVSTANTLEQKKQLHDEFTLLKQRAAEVSIKKPSLCVNTQLVILYYISLYEIDKPKAALFRTHAFRAYWQQGLDISDQYVLSDLLKHVNKRSLKVSNSAIDTFNQWQQFWASHDTEKRLPAMVCESNGVLLGLQHINNIKSFIRGTYQADNPEPATCEAGSKPVVALIGLPNLEPLFAAEESGLHTLIFKNVSEFRLYKHRHIVKAIIFYIDVSMMDPWVDLGRLKQDPGVKEFVPVIGVAPFTNSPILKQGFLLGASDILELDNMDKNVFPIIHARITNYQILSTLSEHALIDGLTGLLNKRALADNLQKEWRQACRDQSTLSILMLDVDYFKGFNDLYGHCAGDKCLKTIANTLQAQVKRPCDQVARFGGEEFLILLPDTDEAGLSKVIKRLTNAIADLALKHERNIASQDRVVTVCIGGVTAQAHADHTPTEMIQMADKALYQCKSNGRNQSFQAVIPLPEYAQALTQGPEPEKI; translated from the coding sequence ATGGTGAAGATATTTTGTGATTTTAATTGCCCGTTTTGTTTTGCCCAGCATGAAAGAATAACGCAACTGGGCTTAGCAAACGAAGTGGAATGGTGTTTTATCGAACACAACCCACAAATTGTCAGCACGGCGAATACCCTAGAGCAAAAAAAACAACTGCATGACGAGTTTACTTTGCTTAAACAACGCGCTGCTGAAGTCTCTATCAAAAAGCCCAGCCTATGCGTAAACACGCAACTGGTTATCCTGTATTACATTTCTCTTTACGAAATAGACAAACCCAAAGCCGCGCTATTTCGCACTCATGCTTTTCGCGCCTATTGGCAACAAGGACTCGATATTTCCGACCAATATGTACTGTCCGATCTACTCAAGCATGTTAATAAGCGCAGCTTAAAAGTGTCCAATAGCGCTATTGATACATTCAACCAATGGCAACAATTTTGGGCCAGTCATGATACAGAAAAACGACTACCTGCTATGGTATGTGAAAGCAATGGAGTTTTACTCGGCTTACAACATATCAATAATATTAAAAGCTTTATTCGTGGTACTTATCAAGCCGATAATCCCGAACCCGCAACTTGTGAAGCAGGTAGTAAACCTGTCGTAGCCCTAATCGGTTTACCCAACCTTGAGCCATTATTTGCTGCTGAAGAGTCCGGATTGCACACACTAATCTTTAAAAACGTATCGGAATTCAGGTTATACAAGCATCGCCACATTGTTAAAGCCATAATTTTTTATATCGATGTCAGCATGATGGATCCATGGGTTGATTTAGGCCGTCTTAAACAAGACCCAGGCGTCAAAGAGTTTGTTCCTGTGATAGGTGTCGCCCCCTTTACTAACAGCCCTATTCTAAAACAAGGATTTTTACTGGGTGCCAGCGATATACTTGAATTAGATAATATGGATAAAAATGTATTTCCGATTATTCATGCCAGAATAACTAACTATCAAATACTCAGCACCTTGTCTGAACATGCGCTAATTGATGGCTTAACTGGCCTGCTAAACAAACGGGCATTAGCCGATAATTTACAAAAAGAATGGCGCCAAGCCTGCCGAGACCAATCAACCCTATCTATCTTAATGTTGGATGTTGATTATTTTAAAGGCTTTAACGATTTATATGGTCACTGTGCTGGCGACAAATGCTTAAAAACCATTGCCAATACACTGCAAGCCCAAGTAAAACGGCCTTGTGATCAGGTCGCGCGTTTTGGCGGCGAAGAGTTTCTTATCCTTTTACCAGACACCGACGAAGCCGGCTTAAGCAAAGTGATTAAACGCTTAACCAACGCCATCGCCGATTTAGCACTTAAACATGAACGTAACATTGCCAGCCAAGACAGAGTTGTCACAGTGTGTATTGGCGGAGTTACCGCGCAAGCTCATGCTGACCATACACCAACAGAAATGATCCAAATGGCTGATAAAGCCTTGTACCAATGTAAATCCAATGGCCGAAACCAAAGTTTCCAAGCCGTAATACCACTCCCTGAATACGCCCAAGCTTTAACACAAGGGCCAGAACCGGAGAAAATTTAG